ATGACAGTATCATGTGCAGGCATTATTCAAATGGATGGAATCCTGAAATCCATACAGTTCAGTATGGAGTTGGAAATATATATGGCTTCAATTTTGCAGTCTGCAGTGATTCACTGGGGTACTGGATAGCATGGATGGATGGATCCAAAAGCGAGCCTGAGGTGCTCTTTGTTGACCGGGGTTATGTAACTGGAATTGAATCCTCCTCCGGTTCTGTTACAGGGGCTGTTTCAGTAAGACCAGAATTCAATCCTGCATCCGGTGATGTGTGGCTTGATGTGGTTACACCAGGCATTCCCGCTGACATATCTGTTTATGACATGACAGGAAGGATGGTGCACAATGGTGTTTGCCACAGCACCGGGCAGTACTGTTTTTCGGTTTCAGAGAAGGGTGTCTATCTGATTCACGTCAGTGCCGGATCCCTGAGTTCCACATGCATGATACTCTGTCTGTAGCCGGCAAAGATCACAAGCTCTTTGCGATGCTTCGTAAAATAACTGATTATTTGGAGTTATTCTTATAATATGCTTCAGCGGGTTCCTCCAGTATTCTCAGTAAAGCAGGTGCCAGCCAGGACCTGTCTCGCTTTCTGCGGTCGGTCTGCTCCAGCACACCAAGCTTAACCAGGTATTCTATAGCCCGGCTGGCGGTGGATCTTGCTACACCCAGCTTCTCTGAAATTCCAGGAATTGTTACAAAAGGATTGCCTGCAAGAAGATTCAGGAGACTTATGGGGGTTGAGCCCGGAAACTCGGCTGCTCGAACGCGCCACTGGTCGAGAAGGTCGACTATTCGGCTGGCTCTGTTCAGTGCGTCATCAGACTGCAGGGCAATACCGCCGAGAAAGTATTGGAGCCAGCGATTCCAGTCACCTTCTTCTGTAACAGCTCTGAGACATCTGTAGTACTCTCCCCGGCTGGCCTCGAAAAAAGCACTGAGGTAAAGAAGGGGAGTGGGAAGAATTGCCCTGTCAATAAGGAACAAAGTAACTAGAAGCCGGCCCAGCCTTCCGTTTCCATCAAGAAAAGGATGAATGGCCTCGAACTGATAGTGCACCAGAGCTATGCTAACAAGAGGTGGCAACTCCCTTTGCATCATGAAAGCTACAAGATCACTCATAAGTTCGAACAGTTTCTCTGGTGGAGGAGGTATATAGGATGCTTCGAAGACGGTGGATCCCGGTAATCCAATCCAGTTTTGAGTGTTTCTGATAGTGCCCGGACGCGCCGCACCCCCTCTGACTCCTGTCATCAGTTGGTTGTGCAGATCTAGAATAAGATCCATGGATAGATGCTGCTCTTCAAGTCTACGTATGCCAAACTCCAGTGCTGCTACGTAGTTGGCTACCTCTTGCAGATCTGCCGGGCTCTCTTTCAGAACTGCGCCGGCATTTGCTGCCAGAAGTTGCCCCAGAGTAGCCTGCGTACCCTCGATTCTGCTTGACAGCACAGCCTCGCGAGCGATGAATGGACGCATGAGCACGTGGGGATTTGGAAGCCTGTGACCCTCTCCGGCCAGCTTCCCTATTGCTCTGTCCGCGTTTGACAGAGATCGAACCAGATTAGGTGTCCATTTCAGCTCAGGAGGGAGAGGATCGGGTAAAAACGTATAGTAACCACTGCTGGTTCTAAGTTTTCTTCCTGGCTGAATCATATTTCTCCGTAATGTTCGTTTACTTGCAAAACGACTATAAGCGTATTTGTTATGTTCGTCAAAGGTGACCACTGATATCATTATAATCGAATAGCCGAAATTCGAACATAACCTGCCCTTTTCTGTTTACAGTGCAGGCATACGGAATGTGCAGGAATAAGGTCATAATACGGAAAGATTCTTTACTGATCAGGGGATAGAGATCATTTCACCATTCAGGAAGAGAGCCCGGTTCTTTCAGCAACTCTGACCCCTCTTATCTCCGGTGTGTCATAGACTGATCGAAAACAAGATCGACTAACTCCTTGATATCCAGTTTGCCTGATTCCATTGCTCTCAAAGGGCCGTCCATCCACA
This sequence is a window from Candidatus Aegiribacteria sp.. Protein-coding genes within it:
- a CDS encoding Fic family protein, with product MIQPGRKLRTSSGYYTFLPDPLPPELKWTPNLVRSLSNADRAIGKLAGEGHRLPNPHVLMRPFIAREAVLSSRIEGTQATLGQLLAANAGAVLKESPADLQEVANYVAALEFGIRRLEEQHLSMDLILDLHNQLMTGVRGGAARPGTIRNTQNWIGLPGSTVFEASYIPPPPEKLFELMSDLVAFMMQRELPPLVSIALVHYQFEAIHPFLDGNGRLGRLLVTLFLIDRAILPTPLLYLSAFFEASRGEYYRCLRAVTEEGDWNRWLQYFLGGIALQSDDALNRASRIVDLLDQWRVRAAEFPGSTPISLLNLLAGNPFVTIPGISEKLGVARSTASRAIEYLVKLGVLEQTDRRKRDRSWLAPALLRILEEPAEAYYKNNSK